The Synchiropus splendidus isolate RoL2022-P1 chromosome 8, RoL_Sspl_1.0, whole genome shotgun sequence genome has a window encoding:
- the LOC128764276 gene encoding dapper homolog 3 isoform X2, which produces MSGGGGAGSGRAAEPSSAALLLGPGELDPQAPAGDPHLLNGDAESSVLRGGLPRSFSAPYPPLEGIAEEASAGDPWQWDSSRGSPPWDEEQLHAEQVGEGCYQQALRVESYILSLVQRHALPPRPCKPRTSISPDPLFCNGSGHSSLNKRHRSLTKDPPPTEPSSHRSHGWACESPVAQAVAGEAPSLEEDSYLDLPYPQCRTQSEAGRLPSPLPSQDPSCSLAAPNLCCEPLSPQRYLYGSSSAPPKDHLVSAQFIPGQDSGRSPRRHHPDRPSPHRSVSPPEPHSAKSRSAKKSYSEKQKSKKSSSKTSRSQSESSVLAQRVALERRYSTSERHHSKPEECVNHCEEPGPHPAGCSGGGRRWCSNLELSQDEGEPAPEQVQRRPARRPRQGSSCHYPQPQKQLPQRWHSEHRERAPLCRGEEAYSAAAPAESESSMSEVYSPASSSLSSDSDESGGLVWPHQLPPRLAAASTPSPQAAANPPAQPKAFVKIKASHALKKKILRFRSGSLKVMTTV; this is translated from the coding sequence GAGACCCCCATCTACTCAACGGAGATGCTGAGTCATCAGTCCTGCGCGGCGGCCTGCCTCGGTCCTTCTCTGCTCCCTACCCGCCACTAGAGGGCATTGCAGAGGAAGCCAGTGCCGGGGACCCCTGGCAGTGGGACAGCAGTCGCGGCTCCCCGCCCTGGGACGAGGAGCAGCTGCATGCAGAGCAGGTGGGAGAGGGTTGCTACCAGCAGGCCCTGAGGGTGGAGAGTTACATCCTGAGTCTTGTCCAGCGCCACGCTCTGCCTCCCCGGCCCTGCAAGCCCCGCACCAGCATCAGTCCGGACCCCCTGTTCTGCAACGGGTCGGGTCACAGCTCTCTGAACAAGAGACATCGCTCCCTGACCAAAGACCCACCTCCGACTGAGCCCTCCAGCCACAGGAGCCACGGCTGGGCTTGTGAGTCGCCCGTGGCTCAGGCTGTGGCGGGAGAGGCCCCATCTTTGGAAGAGGACAGTTACCTGGACCTGCCCTACCCCCAGTGCCGGACACAGTCTGAGGCTGGGAGGCTGCCTTCACCTTTGCCCTCCCAGGACCCCAGCTGCAGCCTCGCTGCTCCAAATCTCTGCTGCGAGCCCTTGTCTCCCCAGCGCTACCTGTACGGCTCGTCCTCGGCTCCTCCCAAGGATCACCTGGTGAGCGCTCAGTTCATCCCTGGCCAGGACTCTGGCCGCTCTCCCCGGCGCCACCATCCAGACCGGCCCTCACCCCACCGCTCCGTCTCCCCCCCCGAGCCCCACAGTGCCAAATCCAGATCTGCCAAGAAGAGTTACagcgagaaacagaaaagcaagAAGTCCAGCAGCAAAACCAGCCGGAGCCAGTCGGAGAGCAGTGTCCTGGCCCAGCGAGTGGCGCTGGAGCGCAGGTACAGCACCAGCGAGAGGCATCACAGCAAACCTGAGGAGTGTGTGAACCACTGTGAAGAGCCAGGGCCGCACCCCGCCGGCTGCAGCGGCGGGGGGAGGCGATGGTGCTCCAACCTGGAGCTCAGCCAGGACGAGGGGGAGCCTGCTCCTGAGCAGGTGCAACGACGACCTGCGAGGAGGCCCCGCCAGGGCTCCTCGTGTCACTACCCCCAGCCACAGAAGCAGCTTCCCCAGCGCTGGCACTCAGAGCACCGGGAGAGGGCGCCGCTGTGCCGGGGGGAGGAGGCCTACTCGGCCGCCGCCCCCGCCGAGTCCGAGTCCAGCATGAGCGAGGTGTACTCCCCGGCCTCCAGCTCGCTGTCCAGCGATTCGGACGAGAGCGGGGGCCTGGTGTGGCCCCACCAGCTGCCGCCGCGCCTGGCCGCCGCCTCCACGCCGTCGCCACAGGCTGCTGCCAACCCGCCCGCTCAGCCCAAGGCCTTCGTCAAGATAAAAGCGTCGCACGCTCTGAAGAAAAAGATCCTGAGGTTTCGCTCTGGCTCTCTGAAAGTCATGACCACTGTGTGA
- the c5ar1 gene encoding C5a anaphylatoxin chemotactic receptor 1 codes for MEPFDYGLLDGFLDYDRNDTEIPPPVFLEPGLLPQQVVSLVCYGAVLLLGVPGNALVVWVTGFCMPRSVTCLWFLNLALADLLCCLSLPLLMVPLAHDDHWPFGPLACKLVKPAIYVMMLCSVLQLVLISLDRWMLVSRPVWCQNHRRPRGAALLCAAVWLLALLGSVPHFVFTMEISAGTKKKECLLNYSSSQQKILVTCYNFLLGFLLPLLAILGSHCRVYQKTESGGSRGRHRSRRTLRIIVAVVLSFFLCWFPLHLVNLASLGGASARGPALYMAHVLALCLAYFNSCLNPLLYVCLGRGFKDSVHRSLRNLLHFINEETTVKHSVNNNDDINETKTSSLGREIHRL; via the coding sequence ATGGAGCCTTTCGACTACGGCCTGTTGGACGGCTTCCTGGACTACGACAGGAACGACACGGAGATTCCGCCGCCGGTCTTCCTGGAGCCCGGCCTGCTGCCGCAGCAGGTGGTGTCTCTGGTGTGCTACGGCGCCGTGCTGCTGCTGGGCGTGCCGGGGAACGCCCTGGTGGTGTGGGTGACGGGCTTCTGCATGCCGCGCTCCGTCACCTGCCTCTGGTTCCTCAACCTGGCGCTGGCCGACCTGCTGTGCTGCCTGTCCCTGCCGCTGCTCATGGTGCCGCTGGCGCACGACGACCACTGGCCCTTCGGCCCGCTGGCCTGCAAGCTGGTGAAGCCGGCCATCTACGTCATGATGCTGTGCAGCGTCCTGCAGCTGGTGCTGATCAGCCTGGACCGCTGGATGCTGGTGAGCCGGCCGGTGTGGTGCCAGAACCACAGGCGGCCCCGGGGCGCTGCTCTCCTCTGCGCGGCCGTCTGGCTGCTGGCCCTGCTCGGCAGCGTTCCCCACTTTGTCTTCACCATGGAGATCAGCGCCGGCACCAAGAAGAAGGAGTGCCTCCTCAACTACTCGTCCTCCCAGCAGAAGATCCTCGTCACCTGCTACAACTTCCTGCTGGGCTTCCTGCTGCCCCTGCTGGCCATCCTGGGCTCCCACTGCAGGGTCTACCAGAAGACGGAGAGCGGGGGGTCGCGCGGTCGCCACCGCTCCAGGAGGACTCTGAGGATCATCGTGGCGGTGGTGTTGAGCTTCTTCCTCTGCTGGTTCCCTCTGCACCTGGTCAACCTGGCCTCGCTGGGCGGGGCCTCCGCCCGCGGCCCCGCCCTCTACATGGCCCACGTGCTGGCCCTGTGCCTGGCCTACTTCAACAGCTGCCTCAACCCGCTGCTCTACGTCTGCCTGGGCCGTGGCTTCAAGGACAGCGTCCACCGCTCGCTGCggaacctcctccacttcatcAACGAAGAAACCACCGTCAAGCACAGCGTCAACAACAACGACGACATCAACGAGACCAAGACATCCAGCCTCGGCCGAGAGATTCACCGACTCTGA